Proteins from a single region of Styela clava chromosome 1, kaStyClav1.hap1.2, whole genome shotgun sequence:
- the LOC120335080 gene encoding uncharacterized protein LOC120335080 — protein sequence MQRHVNDENYENPYEHTMRYENDEVAMSSRPIPSVSYADPKRTIDDQQDPSFNKIPNMRAILILLIGFGLITTALLATVVFQLNISLTKSNSSNPLNINNHQRVSHSSKSCYDLKQLGIKIDGIYSIKPENDFMQFATFCDMQTDGGGWTLVASVHESDITQKCDAKDRWTNYVPEKYIASTEKTNWENKKVFGDVSKCTEGDYKNSAYYSLNANDVMVWHVPSNTPTMSMKEKASFRYRTTNHFLQNNGGNLQKMFEERYPLKVYPGKFKTMLSQRSKLVLKALEKNSAEIRANVPNWYTYNYTVNNVNIIQDSKMYSSYGNRVSFGNSRILQSHLYYNRIYRDETYWEHTIVRMKASQPFILVTAISNENSFSQYFYIKVETQRYKGDFTELIQNTRTNGNFKLQYKAVQFRQRSYATVCEFHFVISNTKDWMSRPPTSFERNNHYSSSTVRRNQFQVDGSPSNIVMGYMLLTRNKGEKITVSQADGVADNIIQAVASIHNLFQESEGLVAPVTFDKGSTNAILKTIPTNFRSTVEAGYLEFRAYNLTGYPNAMCPGIKVKSFHPEFVCLGGISGDIGDDGTCGDFAGWAGKNDDVINRDYASGNSHSQKDISSTILIFYR from the exons ATGCAGCGACACGTCAACGACGAAAACTATGAAAATCCATATGAGCATACAATGAGATATGAGAATGATGAAG TCGCAATGTCTTCAAGGCCAATTCCCTCAGTTAGTTATGCTGATCCGAAACGTACAATAGACGATCAACAGGATCCATCATTCAACAAAATTCCAAACATGAGAGCGATATTGATACTTTTGATCGGGTTTGGATTGATTACTACTGCTTTGTTGGCTACCGTTGTATTTCAACTGAATATATCATTAACAAAG AGCAACTCTTCAAATCCATTGAATATCAATAACCATCAGCGAGTTTCTCATTCATCCAAATCATGTTACGACCTAAAGCAACTTGGAATCAAGATTGATGGCATTTATTCCATAAAACCGGAGAATGATTTTATGCAATTTGCG ACATTCTGCGATATGCAAACAGACGGGGGTGGGTGGACACTTGTAGCTAGCGTACACGAATCGGATATTACCCAAAAGTGTGATGCAAAAGATAGATGGACAAATTACGTACCAGAAAAGTATATTGCCTCGACAG AGAAAACAAACTGGGAAAACAAGAAAGTTTTCGGTGACGTTAGCAAATGCACGGAAGGTGATTACAAAAATTCCGCTTACTACTCTTTGAAC GCCAACGACGTCATGGTCTGGCACGTACCATCCAACACACCAACCATGTCTATGAAGGAAAAAGCGAGTTTTCGTTACAGAACAACAAATCATTTCTTGCAAAACAATGGTGGAAATCTACAAAAGATGTTTGAGGAGAGATATCCATTGAAAGTTTATCCGG GAAAATTCAAAACAATGTTGTCTCAACGAAGCAAATTGGTGCTAAAGGCTCTAGAGAAGAATTCTGCAGAAATAAGAGCTAACGTACCAAACTGGTACACGTATAACTATACTGTTAACAACGTCAACATAATACAAGACAGCAAAATGTACAGCTCATATGGCAATAGG gttAGTTTTGGTAATTCCAGAATATTACAAAGTCATCTGTATTACAACAGAATTTATCGCGACGA AACGTATTGGGAACATACAATAGTTCGCATGAAAGCATCACAGCCTTTTATACTGGTTACTGCTATATCAAACGAAAATTCTTTCAGTCAATACTTCTATATTAAA GTCGAAACCCAACGCTACAAAGGTGATTTTACCGAACTGATACAAAATACCAGAACAAACGGGAACTTCAAATTGCAATACAAAGCTGTGCAGTTTAGACAACGTTCGTATGCAACTGTTTGCGAATTCCATTTTGTAATAAGCAACACAAAA GATTGGATGTCCAGGCCCCCAACATCTTTTGAGAGAAACAATCACTATTCATCGTCTACCGTTCGACGAAACCAATTTCAAGTTGACGGAAGTCCTTCCAACATTGTAATGGGATATATGCTTCTTACCAG AAATAAAGGGGAAAAAATAACTGTATCACAAGCCGATGGTGTTGCGGATAATATTATTCAAGCAGTTGCATCCATCCATAACCTTTTCCAAG AGAGCGAAGGACTTGTTGCTCCAGTAACATTTGACAAAGGAAGCACCAATGCGATTCTAAAAACTATCCCAACAAACTTCAGGTCGACAGTTGAAGCAGGTTATTTGGAGTTTCGTGCGTACAATCTGACTGGATATCCAAATGCAATGTGTCCAGGCATCAA AGTGAAATCGTTCCATCCAGAGTTTGTTTGTCTTGGTGGAATCTCTGGAGATATTGGAGATGATGGTACTTGTGGAGATTTCGCag GTTGGGCCGGTAAGAATGATGATGTCATCAATCGTGATTATGCCAGTGGAAATTCTCACTCGCAAAAAGACATCTCTTCTACTATTCTGATATTCTATCGCTGA
- the LOC144429231 gene encoding intelectin-like — MTEGNFFLQYEAVHLYNPAYVTICELHFIISNADEWHSVKPSTFSHQRSGSYNYIRVYGAPANVLMGYVLLTSTPGNYITMSQIDEVANIILLAVSGIPNLFNENTGIDGLIVPVIFDKGNTSEILRMIPPNYKMSVVPGYLQFRPYNSSGYPNAMCPGFKIKSYSPQYVCIGGISDYIEDFGTCSDFAGWAGKKNDVIHPDTASGNAHSQNDISSTILIFYR; from the exons ATGACTGAAGGAAATTTCTTTTTACAGTATGAAGCTGTACATTTGTACAACCCAGCTTACGTCACCATTTGTGAATTGCACTTCATCATAAGCAATGCTGAT GAGTGGCATTCTGTAAAGCCTAGTACATTTTCGCATCAGAGAAGTGGATCATACAATTATATTCGAGTATATGGAGCTCCTGCCAACGTACTGATGGGTTACGTGCTTTTGACGAG TACTCCAGGGAATTACATAACAATGTCACAAATTGATGAAGTCGCAAATATAATTCTACTTGCTGTTTCTGGTATTCCAAACCTTTTCAATG AAAATACGGGTATTGATGGACTAATAGTACCGGTCATCTTCGATAAAGGTAACACAAGCGAGATACTTCGAATGATTCCACCAAACTACAAGATGTCGGTTGTGCCCGGATATTTGCAATTTAGACCTTACAATTCTTCAGGATATCCCAATGCCATGTGTCCTGGATTCAA AATAAAGTCATACAGTCCACAATATGTTTGCATTGGTGGAATTTCTGATTATATCGAAGATTTTGGAACCTGTAGCGACTTCGCAG GTTGGGCGGGAAAAAAGAATGACGTGATCCATCCGGATACTGCTAGTGGGAATGCCCATTCACAAAACGACATCTCTTCTACGATATTGATTTTTTATCGTTGA